In Limibacter armeniacum, a single window of DNA contains:
- a CDS encoding retroviral-like aspartic protease family protein: protein MLKYKAFTLKSTKGLVRELKSHCHVSPGFDPKLIDPKTVRFQEFTALWDTGASGTVISKRAAQMLNLKPVGRIQVNHANGTDIKNRYLVNLFLPNEIGFSLVSVTEGVLQGFDLLIGMDVITRGDFSITNYEGKTTFSFRIPSMNEVDYVQEHEDLVKKSLKHVKRNDPCICKSGKKFKACCAPKYGLN from the coding sequence ATGTTAAAATACAAAGCATTCACACTTAAAAGCACAAAAGGCCTTGTAAGAGAATTAAAATCTCACTGTCATGTAAGTCCTGGATTTGATCCAAAATTAATTGACCCTAAAACAGTTCGATTTCAAGAGTTTACAGCATTATGGGATACAGGTGCATCAGGCACTGTAATATCAAAAAGAGCCGCTCAAATGCTTAATCTTAAACCTGTAGGAAGAATACAAGTAAATCATGCAAATGGGACAGACATCAAAAACCGATACTTAGTTAACTTATTTTTACCCAATGAGATAGGATTCAGTTTAGTTAGTGTTACAGAAGGTGTTTTACAAGGGTTTGACTTACTAATAGGAATGGATGTAATCACAAGAGGTGATTTTTCAATAACTAATTACGAAGGTAAAACTACATTCTCATTCCGAATACCATCCATGAATGAAGTGGATTATGTTCAAGAACATGAAGACCTAGTAAAGAAAAGCTTAAAGCATGTAAAAAGAAATGACCCATGTATATGTAAAAGTGGTAAAAAATTCAAGGCTTGTTGTGCTCCGAAGTACGGACTAAATTAA
- a CDS encoding DUF6549 family protein — protein sequence MIFTQKKDMATFIIAIQKVWQFRSLILLGLLIALGSYARHLHNGRSQLGNQLEETVQLLDGAKQEVRKYETDNRQLIWKAQTLEVDKNTLEDIADTKQYEWLKKYEKLKRDYRNLQSALELQMEVKKVIDTVIHDTTIILMHDTAYEEKQFSKISYSDEWANIEFVFDSTGAVTGTITEDIPLEVVVYWDRKWFLGKKTYFVEAHSPNPNANINTLDNIQVRRK from the coding sequence ATGATATTCACTCAAAAAAAGGACATGGCAACTTTCATTATCGCAATACAAAAAGTCTGGCAGTTCAGGAGCCTGATACTGCTGGGGCTACTCATCGCACTTGGCTCCTACGCCAGGCACCTCCATAATGGCAGGTCCCAACTCGGAAACCAACTCGAGGAAACCGTACAGCTGCTGGACGGGGCAAAACAGGAAGTACGCAAGTACGAAACAGACAACAGGCAACTGATCTGGAAAGCCCAGACACTGGAAGTAGACAAGAATACACTCGAGGACATTGCAGACACCAAGCAGTATGAGTGGCTCAAGAAATACGAAAAGCTCAAGCGTGACTACCGCAACCTACAAAGTGCCCTCGAGCTGCAAATGGAGGTCAAGAAAGTCATTGATACTGTCATCCATGACACGACCATTATCCTGATGCACGACACGGCATACGAGGAAAAGCAGTTCAGCAAGATCTCCTATAGCGACGAATGGGCAAATATTGAGTTTGTCTTCGACAGTACAGGAGCCGTCACCGGCACCATCACGGAAGACATTCCACTCGAGGTCGTGGTCTATTGGGACCGCAAATGGTTCCTGGGCAAGAAAACCTATTTCGTGGAAGCACACAGTCCCAATCCCAACGCCAATATCAATACACTGGACAACATACAAGTAAGACGAAAATGA
- a CDS encoding SprB repeat-containing protein: MTYYYLSYFRTFIAPSTEFWTVKRYNYVTRTMQSVTYYPSDRNVDTNGSFDFFEFYEEQSNPNNYTVADGIAIDMYEDGGQSYKVLTQVEDGIANIETVDLTEDLANSVTFTKQDVSTNGGSDGSVAFSSQYKISSISWVQNSLPQSATGAVATGLSANTYTFTIYIWSVSTTKEVTINEPADFSVSGLVTNNLCHGASNGAITLSISGGTAPFTYLWSDGDTNKDRSGLKAGVYSVTVTDDTDNEKTIVFQLVDPPILELQIRRESNELIASVTGGTQPYGYTWNTGETTSRITIDTQVTEYTLIVTDGNGCQITGSFTIEQAKFYFSRNPLPWQVQTDPTGKLDLQFQLDLYVETEYLTNQYEKIITLIQPADSDGSSVFDLSRLVDRYIEAQPPSLEQTEVNREDQNFLRFYVEQRERYGTPTVEGVITKSTVFYVLQGGGSFEAVAAQRFQDYINSTDRFFTWDINPRKTTPTTPQWLYYMSKSKSGFEVHVELFYTDGSSSTQKVLSQGNTRVFELHSIPSGYQQLNIDTLIQSGKTLKAYEVLVKNTQGITVSERYRYVMDNNHQQFELTMVYQNSLGGFNALRCTGKSAYKVRTQTDEIERNLNYDYKVIDGETEVVQKMGERSITFSTGYLTKAEADSLQDFMLSRKVYLIRDGELLPVTIKDSTYKVAEDDDYEFYIAGTMELPKMYHYTPSGLFNSEI, encoded by the coding sequence ATGACCTACTACTACCTTTCCTACTTCAGGACCTTTATAGCACCATCCACTGAATTCTGGACGGTAAAGCGTTACAACTACGTAACCCGTACCATGCAGTCAGTGACCTATTACCCATCTGACCGGAATGTGGACACCAACGGTTCCTTTGACTTTTTTGAGTTTTACGAGGAGCAGTCAAACCCAAACAACTACACCGTAGCAGATGGGATCGCCATTGATATGTATGAGGATGGCGGGCAGTCTTACAAGGTGCTTACCCAAGTGGAAGACGGCATCGCCAATATCGAGACAGTAGACCTGACCGAAGATCTGGCCAACTCCGTCACCTTTACAAAGCAGGATGTCAGCACCAACGGCGGCAGTGACGGCAGCGTAGCGTTTAGCTCCCAGTACAAGATCTCCAGCATTTCTTGGGTACAAAACAGTTTACCGCAATCTGCTACAGGCGCAGTTGCCACTGGACTTTCGGCAAACACCTATACCTTTACCATCTATATTTGGTCGGTAAGCACCACCAAGGAAGTCACCATCAACGAGCCGGCGGACTTCTCCGTGTCTGGCCTTGTAACCAACAACCTATGCCATGGCGCCAGCAACGGAGCCATTACCCTATCCATTTCCGGAGGTACTGCACCATTCACTTACCTATGGTCAGACGGGGACACCAACAAGGATCGCTCCGGGCTAAAAGCAGGAGTCTATTCCGTTACGGTTACAGATGATACCGACAACGAAAAGACCATTGTATTCCAACTGGTAGACCCGCCAATACTGGAGCTGCAGATCCGCAGGGAAAGCAACGAGCTGATTGCCTCCGTTACGGGCGGCACACAGCCATACGGTTATACCTGGAATACCGGCGAAACCACCAGCCGCATTACCATCGATACGCAGGTAACGGAATACACCCTAATCGTAACCGATGGCAACGGTTGCCAGATTACAGGTTCCTTTACCATAGAGCAAGCCAAGTTTTACTTCAGCCGCAACCCGCTGCCTTGGCAAGTGCAGACCGATCCAACCGGCAAGCTGGACCTGCAATTCCAGCTAGACCTCTATGTGGAGACTGAGTACCTGACCAACCAGTATGAGAAAATCATCACACTCATACAGCCGGCAGACTCGGACGGTTCCTCTGTATTTGACCTTTCCCGACTGGTGGACCGCTATATCGAGGCACAGCCACCAAGCCTGGAGCAAACGGAAGTCAACCGGGAAGACCAGAACTTCCTGCGCTTTTACGTAGAGCAGCGGGAACGGTACGGCACCCCGACCGTGGAAGGCGTGATCACCAAGTCCACTGTATTTTATGTACTGCAGGGAGGCGGAAGCTTTGAGGCAGTGGCAGCGCAGCGTTTTCAGGACTATATCAACAGCACCGACCGTTTCTTCACATGGGACATCAACCCACGAAAGACAACGCCAACCACCCCGCAATGGCTCTACTATATGAGCAAATCAAAAAGCGGTTTTGAGGTACACGTCGAGCTGTTCTATACCGATGGCAGCAGCAGCACACAGAAGGTACTTTCACAAGGCAATACCCGGGTGTTTGAGTTGCACAGCATCCCATCCGGATACCAGCAGCTCAACATCGACACCCTGATCCAGAGCGGAAAGACCCTGAAAGCCTATGAGGTATTGGTCAAGAACACCCAAGGCATTACCGTATCGGAGCGGTACCGCTATGTGATGGACAACAATCACCAGCAATTCGAGCTAACCATGGTCTACCAGAACAGCCTAGGAGGGTTCAACGCACTGCGCTGTACAGGTAAGTCAGCCTACAAGGTCCGCACCCAAACCGATGAGATCGAGCGCAACCTTAACTATGACTACAAGGTAATCGACGGGGAAACAGAAGTGGTCCAAAAGATGGGCGAAAGGTCCATCACCTTTTCAACAGGCTACCTGACCAAGGCAGAAGCTGACAGCCTGCAGGACTTTATGCTCAGCAGGAAAGTATACCTGATCCGAGACGGGGAACTGCTGCCAGTCACCATCAAGGACAGCACCTACAAGGTGGCCGAAGATGACGACTATGAGTTCTATATCGCCGGCACAATGGAGCTACCGAAGATGTACCACTACACCCCATCGGGTTTATTCAATTCAGAGATATGA
- a CDS encoding site-specific integrase: protein MIKNNSRSMSVQYLARKASNGYVTIYARIEVNGDRGTPFSTGIRCLEKHWNGDMINHKHASADNEELAIIRNEVKMVYLEMRKFRMSITPVTLRERWEKFVEIKSISLLGVWKEWIKMKGKVLKANTLYNIERRCLRFQEFLKETGASDMDVNKVTRPWADTFINWMRKHKYSVNYIAKLVEELKAVVAFSVDKGYLYVNPLLGLKYSRTTDAERVYISSDELEAITKMKFFRKRLQRTADLLVFSCRTGLSYADLMDFDYEKHLHYIGNQACIKKKRVKSKVEFIVPIDSVAMKILNSYDYKLPKIGNSGYNMNLKILAEVMGIRKNLTTHVGRRTFSMVQYQQGVRRQTIARMLGHKSERTTDTYYLDMLQISIEAELDLILSA from the coding sequence ATGATTAAAAACAATTCAAGATCCATGAGTGTGCAGTACCTGGCACGCAAAGCATCAAATGGTTATGTTACGATCTATGCCCGTATCGAAGTGAATGGTGATCGGGGTACACCGTTCAGTACAGGTATCCGCTGTTTGGAAAAGCATTGGAATGGGGATATGATCAACCACAAACACGCCAGTGCGGACAACGAGGAACTTGCTATTATCCGGAATGAGGTCAAGATGGTGTATCTGGAGATGCGCAAATTTAGAATGTCTATCACGCCTGTAACATTGCGTGAACGTTGGGAGAAGTTTGTAGAGATAAAGTCCATAAGTCTGCTAGGTGTCTGGAAAGAATGGATCAAGATGAAGGGCAAGGTGCTTAAGGCGAACACCCTCTACAATATTGAACGGAGGTGCTTGCGGTTTCAGGAGTTTTTGAAGGAAACTGGCGCATCTGATATGGATGTGAACAAGGTAACAAGGCCTTGGGCTGATACCTTTATCAACTGGATGCGAAAGCATAAGTATAGTGTCAACTATATAGCAAAGTTGGTGGAGGAGCTGAAAGCGGTGGTTGCCTTTTCGGTGGATAAGGGGTACTTGTATGTTAATCCACTTCTGGGTCTTAAGTATTCCAGAACTACAGACGCTGAACGGGTGTACATAAGCAGCGATGAGCTGGAGGCGATCACGAAGATGAAGTTTTTCAGGAAGCGATTGCAGCGAACTGCCGACCTGCTGGTGTTTTCTTGCCGTACGGGGCTGAGCTATGCGGACCTGATGGACTTTGACTATGAGAAGCATCTGCACTATATCGGCAATCAGGCTTGCATCAAGAAGAAGCGTGTCAAGTCAAAGGTTGAGTTTATCGTCCCGATTGATTCGGTTGCGATGAAAATCCTGAACAGCTACGATTACAAGCTCCCTAAGATTGGTAATAGTGGCTATAATATGAACCTTAAGATTCTGGCTGAGGTAATGGGTATTCGAAAGAATTTGACTACCCATGTGGGAAGGCGTACTTTCTCCATGGTACAATACCAGCAAGGGGTAAGAAGGCAGACCATTGCCCGAATGCTTGGACACAAGTCTGAACGAACAACTGATACCTATTACCTAGACATGCTACAGATCAGTATCGAGGCTGAACTTGATTTGATCTTGAGTGCCTAA
- a CDS encoding N-acetylmuramoyl-L-alanine amidase family protein, with amino-acid sequence MKKVYIDAGHGGLTATGYYSTAPNWRPGKPETWRKMFVHDHWPFFEGQFNRIIAEKLARKLESNFEVIKVYDAVLDTPLDDRCQATQNDGVLISIHANAAPSHLQGKVNGLETFHFKGSTKGNKLARCIHDNVAYQTKARNRGVKEGNLQMLRETRCPAALIECGFFDNKEEAIRLLDDDYQNRIVSGIAKGIHQYFN; translated from the coding sequence ATGAAAAAAGTCTATATCGATGCCGGCCATGGCGGGCTGACTGCCACCGGCTATTACTCGACCGCCCCAAACTGGAGACCGGGCAAACCCGAGACATGGAGGAAAATGTTCGTGCATGACCACTGGCCATTTTTCGAAGGGCAGTTCAACCGCATCATTGCCGAAAAGCTGGCCAGAAAGCTGGAGTCAAACTTCGAGGTAATAAAGGTCTATGATGCCGTACTGGATACCCCACTGGATGACCGTTGCCAAGCCACCCAAAACGATGGCGTACTGATTTCCATCCATGCCAATGCTGCACCTTCACACCTGCAGGGAAAAGTGAACGGACTGGAAACCTTCCATTTCAAAGGATCAACCAAAGGAAACAAGCTGGCAAGGTGCATCCATGACAATGTCGCTTACCAAACCAAGGCAAGGAACCGAGGCGTAAAGGAAGGCAACTTACAAATGCTCCGTGAAACACGCTGCCCTGCTGCACTGATTGAGTGCGGATTTTTTGATAACAAGGAGGAAGCCATCCGTCTGCTGGATGACGATTACCAGAACAGGATCGTCTCCGGAATTGCAAAAGGCATTCACCAGTATTTCAACTGA
- a CDS encoding phage tail tape measure protein — protein MADEKRTTEIIVNGKKAEASIKDIEAAVKVLNNQVRKLPKNTQDFADKRKELQEMRKTLKGVKDDVYKIPDATQKASKGFDQVKVAIKAAFTATVILEAINKVVEFGKMLLETESKVTKLKGSIQQLTGVTEEELDKATVKAQALGNTFGDEAQDIVKSANDMAKAMDISLIDALGQLEQGYLAGANAGGDFLAQVSEYSTQFKAAGASAGELVAIIAKSNKEGIFSDKGADTVKEFGLRIREQTKTTSEALEAAFGKEFTTKLFQGINDGSVSTVDALKQVSAQMNNAQIPANQLQTVIADVFGGPGEDAGLAFLQSLKDIDGEVSNLIDTNSEYIQMQQTQLQLEEELAEAQGMFAESIEGSSSGIGNLMTILQTFLYKGLAVAVNFIRQDVVPVMESIGKAVYDFLEPALTIVGEYISNVLVPIMKVWFALLEPIATLIWELGKTYFTSLVIGFQMLGDTLGKFLPDFGAASDGMQTFADNINNKVLPALAGVTAGIGQFGELVRTFLKNLTSGNFSDAFDVDISSIGKAYEEGVKDYKQRGAQIAAEEDQKAAEEEQARIDEQEKAKRQQRIIHQRKSAEELAKAREEARKKELAAARALEDLKIQLIENTTQREIEKTKLDTQRKIEALVGSEEQITEQKLLLEQLRDQRLEELKLQLEEEKKAKQEEEDALKAEELALKEEEEKLVLEEKFYNALATEEQHEMAMFDLKKKYLQERLKLLTDSGKAESIEAQRINNELLKLEKEKSDKSIENEKRTKAMKDGMQKDSFDLAKNMLGLGIELLGQDEEARKKHGQAIKAFSTAQTLIRGYEEVQAIWANSAQFGPFGYAMAITQTAAAALRTAGAIKNINAKQFYDGGVTVLDQGQRKRAANIGSFAGGGHIDSTSIGVIGERGPEWVAPNWMLNTPTYANIIGQLEQARVRGFAEGGATTTAPPSTVAVAQSGNQTANQVDTFNVMMERLDMLIMAVGTWQANLQVNNNLQEVRDGLQVLNDIQSDAEIQ, from the coding sequence ATGGCAGACGAAAAACGAACCACCGAGATTATTGTCAACGGTAAGAAAGCCGAGGCAAGCATCAAGGATATAGAGGCAGCCGTAAAGGTTTTGAACAACCAGGTAAGAAAGCTGCCCAAAAACACGCAGGACTTTGCCGACAAGAGAAAGGAACTGCAGGAAATGCGTAAGACGCTAAAGGGAGTCAAGGATGATGTGTACAAGATTCCGGACGCTACCCAAAAGGCCAGCAAGGGATTTGATCAGGTCAAAGTTGCGATCAAGGCAGCCTTTACCGCCACCGTTATACTGGAGGCGATCAACAAGGTGGTGGAGTTTGGCAAGATGCTACTCGAGACCGAAAGCAAGGTAACCAAACTGAAAGGTTCCATCCAGCAGCTGACTGGCGTTACGGAAGAAGAGCTGGACAAGGCAACTGTCAAGGCTCAAGCATTGGGCAACACTTTCGGGGATGAAGCACAGGACATTGTCAAATCTGCCAATGATATGGCAAAGGCAATGGACATCTCCCTGATTGATGCATTGGGCCAGCTGGAACAAGGTTACCTCGCAGGCGCCAACGCTGGAGGCGACTTTCTGGCACAGGTTTCCGAGTACTCCACCCAGTTTAAGGCTGCCGGAGCCAGCGCAGGCGAACTGGTGGCCATCATAGCCAAGTCCAACAAGGAAGGCATATTCTCAGACAAGGGAGCTGACACCGTCAAGGAGTTTGGCTTGCGAATCCGTGAGCAAACCAAGACCACCTCCGAAGCACTGGAGGCAGCATTCGGCAAGGAGTTTACCACAAAACTATTCCAGGGAATTAACGACGGCAGCGTCAGTACAGTGGATGCCCTCAAGCAGGTATCCGCCCAGATGAACAATGCCCAAATACCAGCCAACCAACTCCAGACCGTTATTGCGGACGTATTCGGTGGTCCCGGTGAGGATGCCGGTCTCGCTTTCCTGCAAAGCCTCAAGGACATTGACGGGGAGGTCAGCAACCTGATTGATACCAACAGCGAGTATATCCAGATGCAGCAAACCCAGCTGCAGCTGGAGGAAGAACTGGCAGAGGCGCAAGGCATGTTTGCCGAATCCATAGAGGGATCATCCAGTGGCATTGGCAACCTGATGACCATCCTCCAAACCTTCCTGTACAAGGGGCTGGCAGTAGCTGTAAACTTTATCCGTCAGGACGTGGTACCGGTCATGGAAAGCATCGGCAAAGCCGTCTATGACTTTCTGGAACCAGCCCTCACCATTGTTGGTGAATACATCAGCAATGTACTGGTGCCTATCATGAAAGTCTGGTTTGCCTTACTCGAACCCATCGCCACCCTGATCTGGGAGTTAGGTAAAACCTACTTTACCTCACTGGTCATCGGGTTCCAGATGCTCGGGGATACCCTGGGCAAATTCCTGCCAGACTTTGGCGCCGCAAGTGACGGCATGCAGACCTTTGCCGACAATATCAACAACAAGGTACTGCCCGCCCTCGCAGGTGTTACGGCAGGTATCGGTCAGTTTGGCGAGCTGGTCAGAACCTTCTTAAAGAACCTGACTTCCGGCAATTTCTCCGATGCCTTTGATGTAGACATTTCCAGCATTGGCAAAGCCTATGAAGAAGGCGTCAAAGACTACAAGCAGCGTGGCGCCCAAATCGCTGCAGAGGAAGACCAGAAAGCAGCAGAAGAAGAGCAAGCCCGAATCGATGAGCAGGAAAAAGCCAAACGTCAGCAGCGGATTATCCACCAGCGAAAGTCAGCCGAAGAACTGGCCAAGGCACGTGAAGAAGCACGCAAGAAAGAACTGGCAGCAGCCCGGGCACTGGAAGACCTCAAGATCCAGCTGATCGAAAACACCACCCAGCGGGAAATCGAAAAGACCAAGCTGGACACCCAGCGCAAGATCGAGGCACTGGTCGGAAGTGAAGAGCAGATCACCGAACAGAAGCTATTGCTGGAGCAACTCCGAGACCAGCGTCTGGAAGAACTCAAGCTCCAGCTGGAGGAAGAGAAAAAGGCCAAGCAGGAAGAAGAGGATGCACTCAAGGCCGAAGAGCTGGCACTGAAGGAGGAAGAGGAAAAGCTGGTACTGGAGGAAAAGTTCTACAACGCACTGGCCACCGAAGAGCAGCACGAAATGGCCATGTTCGACCTGAAGAAAAAATACCTTCAGGAAAGGCTAAAACTCCTCACCGATAGCGGAAAGGCAGAATCGATCGAGGCACAGCGGATCAACAACGAGCTGCTTAAACTGGAGAAGGAGAAAAGCGACAAGTCCATCGAAAACGAGAAAAGGACGAAGGCCATGAAAGACGGCATGCAGAAAGACTCCTTTGATCTGGCCAAGAACATGCTAGGGTTAGGCATTGAACTGTTGGGGCAAGATGAAGAAGCACGCAAAAAGCATGGACAGGCAATCAAGGCATTCTCCACTGCCCAAACCCTGATCCGTGGTTATGAAGAGGTACAGGCTATCTGGGCCAACTCCGCACAGTTCGGACCATTCGGTTATGCAATGGCCATTACCCAAACCGCAGCGGCAGCCCTCCGTACTGCCGGTGCTATCAAAAACATCAATGCCAAGCAGTTCTATGATGGTGGTGTAACGGTGCTAGACCAGGGACAAAGAAAAAGGGCAGCCAATATCGGCAGCTTTGCCGGCGGAGGACATATCGACAGCACCAGCATTGGTGTAATCGGAGAACGCGGTCCCGAGTGGGTAGCACCCAACTGGATGCTCAACACCCCCACATACGCCAATATCATCGGGCAACTGGAACAGGCACGAGTACGGGGATTTGCAGAAGGCGGAGCCACCACCACTGCACCACCATCAACAGTGGCAGTAGCACAATCCGGCAACCAGACAGCGAACCAGGTAGACACCTTCAATGTAATGATGGAACGCCTAGATATGCTCATTATGGCAGTAGGCACTTGGCAAGCCAACCTGCAGGTAAACAACAACCTTCAGGAAGTTAGGGACGGACTGCAAGTCCTGAATGATATACAATCAGACGCAGAGATACAGTAG
- a CDS encoding DUF5678 domain-containing protein: MLEKEFQFYLNNQKELVEKFEGKHIVIIGEEVIGVYDTEEDAFNDASSKHELGTFLIQLCEAGDDSYTQVFHTRVAFV, from the coding sequence ATGTTAGAGAAAGAGTTTCAATTCTACCTTAACAACCAAAAAGAATTGGTTGAAAAGTTCGAAGGAAAACACATTGTCATCATCGGTGAAGAAGTTATAGGTGTTTATGACACAGAAGAAGACGCCTTCAATGATGCCAGTAGCAAACACGAACTCGGTACTTTTTTAATCCAGCTATGTGAAGCTGGAGATGATTCTTATACCCAAGTTTTTCACACTAGAGTAGCATTCGTATAA
- a CDS encoding TIGR02757 family protein, producing MKALLDSKVLEYNQEGFIKDDPISIPHRFTQKQDIEIMALWASLLAWGQRKTIINKCNELLERMDNAPFDFILNHTDSDLERMIGFKHRTFNDTDTLYFISFFKHHYSQSDSLESAFTKHMNEHDETVENALIGFRDYFFSLEDFPERTKKHIATPARKSACKRINMFLRWMVRKDNNGVDFGLWETIMPSQLVCPLDVHVDRVARKLNLIERKQSDWQAAVELTKKLKQLDANDPVKYDFALFGLGLEGF from the coding sequence ATGAAAGCGTTACTTGACAGCAAAGTACTCGAATATAATCAGGAAGGTTTCATCAAAGATGATCCCATTTCTATTCCGCACCGTTTTACTCAAAAGCAGGATATAGAAATCATGGCGCTCTGGGCTTCACTTTTGGCTTGGGGACAGCGGAAAACCATCATCAACAAGTGTAATGAACTGCTGGAAAGAATGGATAACGCTCCTTTTGACTTTATCCTCAACCATACGGACAGTGACCTTGAAAGGATGATTGGCTTTAAACACAGAACTTTCAATGATACTGATACGCTGTACTTTATTTCATTCTTCAAGCACCATTACAGTCAGTCCGACTCTCTGGAAAGTGCTTTCACAAAGCATATGAATGAACATGATGAGACAGTGGAAAATGCTTTGATTGGCTTCCGTGATTATTTTTTCAGTCTGGAGGATTTTCCTGAGCGCACAAAGAAACATATCGCAACTCCTGCGCGAAAATCTGCCTGCAAACGAATCAATATGTTCTTGAGGTGGATGGTCAGAAAAGATAACAATGGTGTTGACTTCGGTCTTTGGGAGACGATTATGCCATCACAACTGGTTTGTCCTTTGGATGTTCATGTGGATAGGGTCGCCAGAAAACTGAACCTGATCGAAAGAAAACAATCTGACTGGCAAGCTGCGGTAGAACTTACAAAGAAGCTCAAGCAACTGGACGCCAACGACCCTGTCAAGTATGACTTCGCGCTGTTTGGCTTGGGACTGGAAGGGTTCTAA
- a CDS encoding helix-turn-helix domain-containing protein produces the protein MSHLNLSQRKKIYEGIEHGKSNAAIARELGVHRCTVGREIKRNGGSREQYDYKQAERMARFEQRYASRMLRNSKGKGRKQRTIFRYRGSVVATVKSYYQYDSRRRICRKQDEKISRYGQAWCGPVWRWNKTDNRWARRRKYVWRSFVTQLFLLQTYMAEKISKGIIAQSSEAMLDQAASGVSQKQKHVHLSMNSKHWHITSKAIA, from the coding sequence ATGTCTCACCTTAATCTTTCACAAAGGAAAAAAATTTACGAAGGCATTGAGCATGGCAAAAGCAATGCAGCAATTGCCCGTGAGCTAGGTGTGCACCGCTGTACAGTCGGCAGGGAGATCAAGCGCAATGGCGGCAGCAGAGAGCAGTATGATTATAAGCAAGCCGAAAGGATGGCAAGGTTTGAGCAACGCTATGCAAGCCGAATGTTGCGTAACTCGAAAGGAAAAGGAAGGAAGCAACGAACGATTTTTAGATACAGAGGGAGTGTTGTTGCAACAGTCAAAAGTTATTACCAATACGACAGTCGCAGAAGGATTTGTCGTAAGCAGGACGAAAAAATTTCAAGGTATGGACAAGCTTGGTGTGGTCCGGTGTGGCGTTGGAACAAGACGGACAACCGTTGGGCAAGACGCAGAAAGTATGTGTGGCGAAGTTTTGTGACACAACTGTTTCTGTTACAAACTTACATGGCTGAAAAAATTTCAAAGGGTATCATTGCCCAATCAAGTGAAGCCATGCTTGATCAGGCAGCTTCAGGTGTGTCACAAAAGCAAAAGCATGTTCATCTGTCTATGAATAGTAAGCATTGGCATATAACCAGTAAGGCTATTGCCTGA
- a CDS encoding lysophospholipid acyltransferase family protein, which yields MFFLRLLSRLPLPILYLFADFLVLLAYRIVGYRKKVVTQNLRRSFPDKSDKEIEHITKGFYHNLAYVVVEIVKAVTISRKEMQQRVSIKNPEVLQGYIDDGKPVLVLASHQCNWEWVLLGAGAHFNFPMDAVYKPLTENFSEQLMLGIRSKFGGKPIPSNQTVREILKRRSVVRAFGMVADQVPVKEEKKHWVTFLGQETPFFIGAEKIAQLTKYPVLFIRVHRPKRGYYELEFVNISEPPYNKESFDIVEKYAAECERLIRDYPSDWLWSHKRWKYTREQAGD from the coding sequence ATGTTTTTTCTAAGGTTACTATCAAGGCTACCGTTGCCTATACTGTATCTGTTTGCAGATTTTTTGGTGTTGTTAGCGTATAGAATAGTCGGTTACAGGAAAAAGGTCGTAACACAAAACCTTAGACGCTCCTTTCCTGACAAAAGCGACAAAGAAATCGAGCATATCACAAAAGGGTTCTATCATAACCTTGCCTATGTGGTCGTAGAAATTGTAAAAGCTGTAACCATTTCACGCAAAGAGATGCAGCAAAGGGTTTCGATCAAAAACCCAGAAGTTTTACAAGGCTATATAGATGATGGTAAACCTGTTTTAGTGTTGGCATCACATCAGTGTAACTGGGAATGGGTATTACTAGGTGCTGGAGCACACTTCAATTTCCCAATGGATGCCGTTTACAAGCCACTTACAGAAAATTTCTCAGAGCAACTGATGCTTGGCATTCGTAGTAAGTTTGGTGGCAAGCCAATTCCATCGAACCAAACGGTAAGAGAAATCCTGAAACGCAGGAGTGTGGTCAGGGCATTCGGTATGGTGGCCGATCAGGTTCCGGTTAAAGAAGAGAAAAAACATTGGGTGACATTTCTTGGGCAGGAGACACCTTTCTTTATAGGTGCAGAAAAAATTGCACAGCTCACCAAATATCCCGTACTCTTTATCAGGGTACACCGCCCTAAACGCGGATACTATGAACTGGAATTTGTCAACATTTCGGAGCCGCCTTACAATAAAGAGAGCTTTGACATTGTAGAGAAGTACGCTGCGGAATGTGAGCGACTGATCCGAGATTACCCATCTGATTGGTTGTGGTCCCACAAACGCTGGAAATATACACGAGAGCAAGCTGGTGATTAA